The genomic segment GGGCAACGCCCGCATGTAAAAACAACAGATTGAATCTTTCAGCTTATTCATCGTCAGTCTGTGCGTATGCAACATACTGGTTTGCACCAGGAACTTCATACCAAGATGCGGATCCATTCGCCAGGAATGCAGCGGAATAATTCAGGATGCATACTGCATCAGCAGTGTTGATCTTTGCATGCTCTGCATCCTTATAGCAGTCAACGTCTGCGCAGAACTTAGCCAGGGAATCCGGCTCAATGATCTCAGCAGAAGGAATCTCAGGCTGACCGCCTGCTTCTTCCAGGATTGCTGCTGCGGAATACTGCAGGATCTGTACAGCGTCTGCAACGTCTACCTTACCATCCAGGTTTACATCGCCTCTCAGACCAACCAGAACAGTGAACTCGCCTGCAACAGCAGACTTATCCAGATCGGTCCAGGTTACTTCAGTCTCAACCAGATTCTCAACAGCTTCTGCAATTGCAGTTTCATCAACCAGAATGCCGATGGTGTACTCGCCAGCCTCGGTGTATTCCAGCTCAGAAGCGCTGTTTGCGGTCAGAGCAAACAGATTGCCGATCGGGAGAGTCTCTGTGTCGGAAACTTCCTCAACCTTGCCGTCTACAACTGCAACAGACTTCATAGAAACAGTAATCTGAACATTCAAGTCGCTTGTGTCGAAGGGAGTGGGATCCTCGGACCAGAACATATCGCCGATCAGAGTAGCCTCCTTATCAAAGGTGTAACCGTCGATTGTAGCGGTTGTGCCTTCAACAACAACTGCCCCGTCTACATACTCAGCTGTCAGAATATCACCGTTTGCATTTACTGTCTCGCAGTTTGCTGCGTTGAATGTGATGGGGTATACGCCAACTGCTGCGTCAGTCGGAACTGTGAACTTTACAGTAAACAGAACTGCATCTGCTGCTGTCTGGTCGGTCTCGGAATTCCAGCTGTAAGCCATGGAAGCTGCGTTCCAAACCGGCTCGCCGGTGTATGCAACGCCTGCTGCGAAGGAATCATAGGTCAGTGTCTCATCAGCAGCCAGGTTCAGGCTGATGCCGTTGACAGGAGATCCTGCATAAACCTTAACCGGGATCTCAACAGTCTCGCCGGGCTTAGCTGCTACAGTGGGGATCTCATACTTTACAGTGTTCTCAGCCACCGTGGTCTGGCTGCCTTCCTCTGTTGTGCTGGAGGTAGGAGCCGCTGTGGTCTGGCTGCCTTCAACAGANNNNNNNNNNNNNNNNNNNNNNNNNNNNNNNNNNNNNNNNNNNNNNNNNNNNNNNNNNNNNNNNNNNNNNNNNNNNNNNNNNNNNNNNNNNNNNNNNNNNNNNNNNNNNNNNNNNNNNNNNNNNNNNNNNNNNNNNNNNNNNNNNNNNNNNNNNNNNNNNNNNNNNNNNNNNNNNNNNNNNNNNNNNNNNNNNNNNNNNNNNNNNNNNNNNNNNNNNNNNNNNNNNNNNNNNNNNNNNNNNNNNNNNNNNNNNNNNNNNNNNNNNNNNNNNNNNNNNNNNNNNNNNNNNNNNNNNNNNNNNNNNNNNNNNNNNNNNNNNTGTGCTGAAGGCAGGAGCTGCTGTGGTCTGGCTGCCTTCAACGGATGTACTGGAAGCAGGAGCCGCTGTAGTCTGGCTGCCTTCAACAGATGTGCTGGAAGCAGGAGCCGCTGTGGTCTGGCTACCTTCTTCAGTTGTGCCAGAGGTAGGAGCAGCTGTAGTCTGGCTGCCTTCTTCAGTTGTGCCGGAAGTGGGAGCTGCTGTAGTCTGGCTGCTTTCCTCAGTTGTGGAGGATACAATCGGCTCAGTAGAGGTTTCGGTTGTTTCCGTGCTGGTCTCTGTTACAGAGGTGGTAGTGGTCTCAGTGGTTGTTTCCACGGTCTTCGCCTTGGTAACAATCTCTCTTGTGATGTTCAGCGCACCGCCTGCTGCTGCACCGGATACCAGATCCATATTCAGCTCTACATGCTTTACAGAGCTTACAACTTCCAGACCCTGTGCATCGTAGTAAGCGATCAGCTCGTCCATCTGATCCTCAGGCATATCAGCCTTCATGGTAGCGTTGCCGCCGCCGATTACAACGTTTACGTTGGTCAGAGTACCAAAGTAGCTCATCAGATCACCGTAGCCGATGCTATATACAGCGCCGTACTTTGCCAGGAAGGTGTTTGCATTGCTTGCTGCGTTTGCATAACGAGCTGCCCATGTGCTGCTTGCAGCCAGAACATCCAGGCTCTTGAGTGCCTGCGGATAATACTTGCTGTCGCCGTACAGAGCGTACAGACCGTCCAGAGCATCGTTTACATCAGAACCGTTTCTGGTGGTGCTCATGCCCTTGATCCAGTTGTACTTGTTGGCTACTTCCTGCTTGTAGCCGTCAATGGTCTTCTCGCCGTTTGCCAGCTTGGTCTCCAGAACTTCCTTCAGTTCAGCCGGAGTCTGGTCGGTAATTGCGTTCTTTACGATTGCAGCAGCTTCATCATACTTGCTGTCGATGTAATCGTACAGATCCTTACCAGTGCCATCGCCGAACAGGGTGTAGCTTGTACCGTTTTCATCAGTGAACAGATATGTAGCACTGATCTTGTTGTCATCGTTTAGATCGGACAGATCCAGGTTCACGGTAACAGAACCCTTTACACTGAATCCGCTGAAATCCAGAGCAGTCATGTTGGAAGCTGCGCCTGCGCCCAGAGTCTTTTCAACCTGCTTTGCCAGCCGTGCGTTTGCCTCATCAGCAATCAGTGCACCGCTTTCAGCCAGCTCGAAGTTTACTTCGTAGGTATCTGTTGCAGTTCTTGTGAGTACGCCGGTCTGAATGTTGCCTGCAATGGCAATTGCCAGCTCGTCGTATGCACCATTTCTGAAGAAACCGGTGTAGCCGTTCAGCAGGTTCTTTGCAACGGATGCATCCACCTCTGCGGTGCCGCCAATTTCCGGTGCATTCTGCTTGAACAGGGTGTTAAAGTTCAGACCCCATTCAGACTTCTGCTCAGGATTATCCTCAACATTAGGATCAATGTCTGTGAAGCTCTTGATGGTGACATTGGTATCTGCAGCGTTTGCTGTCAGAGTTGTCACTGCCGGAGCTGCAAACACACCCTGTGTGAGAACCAGGCAGGTGCTGAGCACGGACGCCATACTTCTCTTGAAGAATGTCTTTTTCATTTGTTTACCTCTCTCCCATTATTCAATGTTTTCCACTGTTCCATGCATGTCCTGCACAGCACAGTGTGCCCGCATTCCCGCTGCCGTTTGACATACTCCACCTATTCTCGCAGCATACAGGAACGCTTTATAAGACGATTCTATCATAAAAATGCCGTCAAGTCAATATGAATTCCGGTTTTTTTTTAAGAATACATCATAATTTTTTGCCTGATAAAACGCCGCATTTCACCATTTTCTCTGCATGGCGAAAAAGACGGGGTCTACAGTGCTAAAATTTGTATACTTTTCACACATTCCCTCAGAGCGTAACTCCGTTCAACTTCAGCAGCTCACGGGCGCTCTCCAGAGAATCTACGCCAGTGGCATTTTTAATAGGCGCAAACTCCTTGTTCCGCTTTACCTCATAGGACAGACAGCTGTTCTGCATATGCACCATATCCAACACCAGCGTCTCGAACTTGTAGCCATTGGGTGTTTCCGGCTCCACCAACTGCCCCTGTTCATTCATATAAGGGATCTTTTTCTTGACCAGGTGCACCGGCATCTGCTGATCCATGATCTTTTGCAGCTTATCCACCCGGAACAGATAGTTGAGGATCACACCATAATTATAGGACAGCCTGCCGCCGGGTTCCCGGAGCGTGCGCATTTCCTCCGTCATTTCATAGTACTCTACAATAGAAGGCTTGCCGTCCTCCAGGCACAGCACGCCCACCCGTTCGTCCGGATCCGCCTTGGCAACCACCTTGGCGCCCGCCTCACAGCCGGATGCAATGGTCGCACCGATAAAGCATGGGTCTGCAATCTGCTGCAGAACGTTATCCACTGCAAACACATTCAGCCATTCCACGCCCCGTTCCTTCAGATCCTTGAGCAGCCCTGCCCGAACCATGGAACTAAACCAGCCGCCGTTACCGTTGGGGGAGCTGCACACTGCCCCGGGCGCTTCCAGCATCATCCTACCGTCAAAATCCGTGCAGGGTGCCATTTCCTGCACAAAAAAGCGAACCTGTCCCGGATCATAGCCAAAATACTTGTGCGCTTCAAAGAAAGCAATAGTATCCGTATTGTTCTTCTCACTGGTCATCACATACAGCGGCACCCAGGAGCCGCAGCGCTTGACCACCTGCAACAGATTCTGTACCAGACATTCAAACAGATACAGCTTCCGGGTCACCCCTACATTCAGCGTACCCTTTGGCCCATCCAGCCCCAGCCGGGTGCCCTGGCCCCCTGCCAGCAGCACGGCGCCGATCTTGCCGTTCTGCAGTGCGTTCAGCCCCTGCACCATATAGAACTTTTCCTTACTGCGGATCTCATCAATGGTCAATGCGCCCAGCGGCATGAATGTGCCTCGTTCTTCTTTTGCCTGATGCTTCAGCCCTGCCAGAACAGACAAATCCATACGGGAAAGCTGCTCCTTCAGCTTCTCCTTCTGTGTGCCGTCCAGTGTCTCATAATAAGAAAGGATGTGTTCCTGTCCGTATCGTCTGAGTGTATCTACCATACATGTATGCCCCCTCGTTTTTGATTACCGCTCTCTCTGTGCGGCATTGCCTATATTATAACAGGTATGTAGAGAAAAAACAAGCGATTTATACAAAAAACCGCCGGACATTCGCCCGGCGGCTCTGCAATTTACTTGTTTGGATTATTCAGCGTCCTCAGAAGAGTATGCAACCTCGTCAGCTTCATCAGCCTTGGCTGCGTCAGCGTCCTCCAGCAGTGCCCGCATGGAAATGCTGATACGCTTCTTTTCCGGATCGATCTCTACGATCTTGACCTGAACCTGCTGACCAACGGAAAGGATGTCCTTTACGTTGTCAACACGCTGGTTTGCGATCTGGGAAATGTGGATCAGACCGTCCACCCCGTCCATGATCTGTGCAAATGCACCGAACTGGGTGATGGAAACAACCGTCGCATCTACCACGTCGCCAACGTGATACTTTGCCAGGAACTGCTCCCAGGGATTGTCTTCCTTCTTCTTGTAGCCCAGGGAAATGCGGTTTGCTTCCGGATCCAGAGCCTTGATGTAAACCTCCAGCATGTCGCCTACCTTGACAACCTCGCTGGGGTGCTTGATGCGCTTCCAGCTCAGCTCAGAAATGTGAACCATGCCGTCAATGCCGCCCAGGTCAACAAAT from the Ruminococcus champanellensis 18P13 = JCM 17042 genome contains:
- a CDS encoding cohesin domain-containing protein — protein: SVEGSQTTAAPTSSTTEEGSQTTVAENTVKYEIPTVAAKPGETVEIPVKVYAGSPVNGISLNLAADETLTYDSFAAGVAYTGEPVWNAASMAYSWNSETDQTAADAVLFTVKFTVPTDAAVGVYPITFNAANCETVNANGDILTAEYVDGAVVVEGTTATIDGYTFDKEATLIGDMFWSEDPTPFDTSDLNVQITVSMKSVAVVDGKVEEVSDTETLPIGNLFALTANSASELEYTEAGEYTIGILVDETAIAEAVENLVETEVTWTDLDKSAVAGEFTVLVGLRGDVNLDGKVDVADAVQILQYSAAAILEEAGGQPEIPSAEIIEPDSLAKFCADVDCYKDAEHAKINTADAVCILNYSAAFLANGSASWYEVPGANQYVAYAQTDDE
- a CDS encoding UTP--glucose-1-phosphate uridylyltransferase; its protein translation is MVDTLRRYGQEHILSYYETLDGTQKEKLKEQLSRMDLSVLAGLKHQAKEERGTFMPLGALTIDEIRSKEKFYMVQGLNALQNGKIGAVLLAGGQGTRLGLDGPKGTLNVGVTRKLYLFECLVQNLLQVVKRCGSWVPLYVMTSEKNNTDTIAFFEAHKYFGYDPGQVRFFVQEMAPCTDFDGRMMLEAPGAVCSSPNGNGGWFSSMVRAGLLKDLKERGVEWLNVFAVDNVLQQIADPCFIGATIASGCEAGAKVVAKADPDERVGVLCLEDGKPSIVEYYEMTEEMRTLREPGGRLSYNYGVILNYLFRVDKLQKIMDQQMPVHLVKKKIPYMNEQGQLVEPETPNGYKFETLVLDMVHMQNSCLSYEVKRNKEFAPIKNATGVDSLESARELLKLNGVTL